Proteins encoded together in one Lathyrus oleraceus cultivar Zhongwan6 chromosome 5, CAAS_Psat_ZW6_1.0, whole genome shotgun sequence window:
- the LOC127084795 gene encoding uncharacterized protein LOC127084795, whose protein sequence is MQGGCIADIGSCGTGFDSASGSVRTKKFRTKGSELADRKGEKNKAMPRAPSIRCSSIDEALSLSYRARCNKG, encoded by the coding sequence ATGCAAGGAGGATGTATAGCTGATATAGGATCTTGTGGAACAGGATTTGATTCTGCAAGCGGTTCGGTACGAACGAAGAAATTTCGAACAAAAGGATCGGAACTCGCTGATAGGAAAGGAGAGAAAAACAAAGCAATGCCAAGAGCTCCGTCAATCCGCTGTTCATCGATAGACGAAGCTCTCTCTTTATCATATCGTGCCAGATGCAACAAAGGATGA
- the LOC127084792 gene encoding cytochrome c biogenesis CcmF N-terminal-like mitochondrial protein 2, giving the protein MGFGLCRSKIINGIVALHSPPMQKDAAEKKGTLLRSAGCVGSRITSELFTIKLKHVVAKCYPALLLRSNRSLLMLLWRRFFAFSSLWTGALVDTGREQAKRVVRNEQKETTTSPLCWSAGANTVVSDQDQKQIRIWILTCRWFLTVGIMPGSWWAHHELGRGGWWFRDPVENASFMPWVLATARIHSVILPLLHSWISFLNIVTLPCCVSGTFSIRSGLLASVHSFATDDTRGIFLWRFFLLMTGISMILFSQMKQQASVRRTYKKEMVVARSTLVHLRHLARAQPRPVMLWKNFTYYRAGYSEPAAAGFRPATKRRSLRGSLWLNEEQSAPTAFDQ; this is encoded by the coding sequence ATGGGCTTTGGATTATGTAGATCAAAAATTATTAATGGGATTGTGGCACTCCACTCGCCGCCAATGCAGAAGGATGCCGCCGAAAAGAAGGGAACGCTGCTTCGCTCTGCTGGATGCGTCGGATCCCGTATAACAAGCGAGCTTTTTACCATTAAATTAAAACATGTGGTCGCAAAATGCTATCCAGCTCTCTTGTTGCGTAGCAATAGAAGCCTGCTCATGCTGCTTTGGCGGCGCTTTTTCGCCTTCTCTTCGCTCTGGACAGGAGCGCTAGTGGACACGGGGAGGGAGCAGGCGAAGCGTGTCGTTCGTAATGAACAGAAAGAGACCACTACTTCGCCTCTTTGTTGGAGCGCCGGCGCGAACACAGTGGTATCTGACCAGGACCAGAAACAGATTAGAATTTGGATCTTGACATGTCGGTGGTTTTTAACCGTGGGCATCATGCCAGGAAGTTGGTGGGCTCATCATGAATTAGGTCGGGGTGGCTGGTGGTTTCGGGATCCCGTAGAAAATGCTTCTTTTATGCCTTGGGTATTAGCCACAGCTCGTATTCATTCCGTAATTCTACCCCTTCTTCATTCTTGGATCTCGTTTCTTAATATTGTGACTCTTCCATGCTGTGTCTCAGGAACCTTTTCAATACGGTCCGGATTGCTAGCTTCCGTTCATAGTTTTGCTACAGATGATACACGAGGAATCTTTTTATGGCGGTTCTTCCTTCTAATGACCGGCATATCTATGATTCTTTTCTCCCAGATGAAGCAGCAGGCATCGGTCCGTAGAACTTATAAAAAAGAGATGGTTGTGGCGCGAAGTACTCTTGTGCACCTCCGTCACTTGGCTCGCGCGCAACCCCGCCCCGTTATGTTATGGAAGAATTTCACTTATTACCGGGCTGGTTATTCAGAGCCAGCGGCTGCCGGATTTCGTCCCGCAACTAAAAGAAGATCGCTTCGGGGGTCACTGTGGCTGAATGAAGAGCAGTCCGCCCCTACTGCGTTTGATCAGTAA